From the genome of Halorussus caseinilyticus, one region includes:
- a CDS encoding GNAT family N-acetyltransferase: MEIREATTEDIPTVRSVARESWRKAYADVVPESVIEDAVAEWYADETMTGIIGDDEQVCLVASDEDGEIVGFAHGATDDGEGDVLRLYVHPDRWHEGIGTALLEAMEERLTEMGAERMQAMVLADNEMGNAFYEDHGFEKTDEAETQLDGTTRTENVYAKAQ; this comes from the coding sequence ATGGAAATTCGAGAAGCCACTACGGAGGACATCCCGACCGTCCGGTCGGTCGCCCGCGAGTCGTGGAGGAAAGCATACGCCGACGTGGTTCCGGAGTCGGTAATCGAGGACGCCGTGGCGGAGTGGTACGCCGACGAGACGATGACCGGAATCATCGGTGACGACGAACAGGTGTGTCTCGTGGCGTCCGACGAAGACGGCGAAATCGTCGGGTTCGCCCACGGTGCGACCGACGACGGCGAGGGCGACGTACTCCGCCTCTACGTCCACCCCGACCGGTGGCACGAGGGCATCGGAACCGCCCTGTTGGAGGCGATGGAGGAACGACTGACCGAGATGGGTGCCGAACGGATGCAGGCGATGGTGCTGGCCGACAACGAGATGGGCAACGCCTTCTACGAGGACCACGGGTTCGAGAAGACCGACGAGGCCGAGACCCAACTCGACGGGACGACGCGCACCGAGAACGTCTACGCCAAGGCGCAGTGA
- a CDS encoding GNAT family N-acetyltransferase, which translates to MIRLARSDDRDALREIQNTLREPNPALLVYAINGPPVVFVSTADDAPVGYLVAFYDDEAGYVAEIAVAPERRREGRARRLLGAAFDHLRDAGCARMRLSVHPENDAARSLYGSIGFAEVGREDDYYDDGSEAITMARDL; encoded by the coding sequence GTGATTCGACTCGCTCGGTCGGACGACCGGGACGCCCTCCGTGAGATTCAGAACACCCTCCGTGAGCCGAATCCCGCCCTCCTCGTGTACGCCATCAACGGCCCGCCGGTCGTGTTCGTCAGCACGGCCGACGACGCGCCGGTGGGCTACCTCGTTGCCTTCTACGACGACGAGGCGGGCTACGTCGCCGAAATCGCGGTCGCACCCGAGCGTCGGCGCGAGGGCCGGGCGCGGCGTCTCCTCGGGGCCGCCTTCGACCACCTCCGGGACGCCGGTTGCGCGCGGATGCGGCTGTCGGTTCACCCCGAAAACGACGCCGCCAGAAGCCTCTACGGGTCGATTGGCTTCGCGGAAGTCGGCCGGGAGGACGACTACTACGACGACGGGAGCGAGGCGATAACGATGGCTCGGGACCTCTGA
- a CDS encoding ubiquitin-like small modifier protein 1, producing MTLELRFFANFREAVGQKTLERDYPDGTTVGDVLADLREEYGLDLFEDGELRTQLSVMKNGKDVVHIEGVDTRLADGDTLSVFPPVAGGSVRPDASADTGG from the coding sequence ATGACGCTGGAACTTCGCTTCTTCGCCAACTTCCGGGAGGCGGTCGGCCAGAAGACCCTCGAACGCGACTACCCCGACGGGACCACGGTCGGCGACGTACTCGCGGACCTCCGCGAGGAGTACGGTCTCGACCTCTTCGAGGACGGCGAACTCAGAACCCAACTGTCGGTCATGAAGAACGGCAAGGACGTGGTTCACATCGAGGGCGTGGACACCCGCCTCGCGGACGGCGACACGCTGAGCGTCTTCCCGCCGGTCGCGGGCGGAAGCGTCCGGCCGGACGCTTCCGCGGACACAGGTGGATAG
- a CDS encoding formyltetrahydrofolate deformylase: protein MSQRELTEITVIGDDDTGLVARVTSLLFERGINIEDLDQAVRDDLFRMTMHVDTAGMETTESDLRTELQKLGEDLGVDVRVRFPDDRETRRIAVLVTKESHCLERLCEAAAEGELDAELSVVVGNHPDLQPIATEYGIPFHDIGDAEGNPDEDELLDLLAEYDTDLVVLARYMRILGPNVVFRYEGRIINVHPSLLPAFPGAKAYRQAKEAGVRIAGVTAHYVTTDLDQGPIVAQRAFNVPDGAPVETLKERGQPLEAEVLLEAVRLHLTGDVTIHRGRTELRENADESETYQLGMGPALDRATPDEPTDGSVVAPLDADD, encoded by the coding sequence ATGAGCCAGCGCGAACTGACCGAGATTACCGTCATCGGCGACGACGACACCGGACTCGTCGCACGGGTCACGAGCCTGCTGTTCGAGCGCGGAATCAACATCGAGGACTTGGACCAAGCGGTCCGCGACGACCTCTTCCGGATGACGATGCACGTCGATACCGCCGGGATGGAGACCACCGAGTCCGACCTCCGGACGGAGTTACAGAAACTCGGCGAGGACCTCGGCGTGGACGTGCGGGTCAGGTTCCCGGACGACCGGGAGACCCGCCGCATCGCGGTGCTGGTCACCAAGGAGTCCCACTGCCTCGAACGACTCTGCGAGGCCGCGGCCGAGGGCGAACTCGACGCCGAACTCTCCGTCGTCGTCGGCAACCATCCGGACCTCCAACCGATTGCGACCGAGTACGGCATCCCCTTCCACGACATCGGCGACGCCGAGGGCAACCCCGACGAGGACGAACTCCTCGACTTGCTCGCGGAGTACGACACCGACCTCGTGGTGCTGGCGCGGTACATGCGCATCCTCGGGCCGAACGTGGTCTTCCGCTACGAGGGCCGCATCATCAACGTCCACCCGAGTCTGCTCCCGGCGTTCCCCGGCGCGAAGGCCTACCGGCAGGCCAAGGAAGCGGGCGTCCGCATCGCGGGCGTGACCGCCCACTACGTCACGACCGACCTCGACCAAGGTCCCATCGTGGCCCAGCGAGCGTTCAACGTCCCGGACGGCGCGCCGGTCGAGACGCTCAAAGAGCGGGGCCAACCCCTCGAAGCAGAGGTCCTGCTGGAGGCGGTGCGTCTCCACCTGACCGGCGACGTGACCATCCACCGCGGCCGGACCGAACTCCGCGAGAACGCCGACGAGAGCGAGACGTACCAACTCGGCATGGGTCCGGCGCTGGACCGAGCGACCCCCGACGAACCGACCGACGGGTCCGTCGTCGCACCGCTCGACGCCGACGACTGA
- a CDS encoding DUF92 domain-containing protein, with protein sequence MTTRVRRAVAYAAVSTLALVAPSLGAASAIAFGAVAVGALSVTDGPMFELFARPADRQEGRLHGLAAFAFAATGIALLASFAGLPSHVFVASVLVVGYGNLAQQLAWKFDAEPILRTGAFVTGAIVAAVGGQAIALRIEGTPVAPILPEIVFLASSGALLAGLLRSVLFARDDPLVMLSVAFLLWLFADLTVMVTVDGIAVAIAVTALFGYVSWALDAASIPGMMTGALLAMLTIVLGGYGWFAVLIAFFAVGSLSTKFRYDEKKARGVAEDNEGARGSGNVLGNAAVALVAVLAYAARAKFPIPGDIFLFAFAGSIATAMSDTLSSEIGGVFDKPRLITTLERVEPGTDGAVTWQGELAGVVGAAVVAVIAGLLFESVGVVGVVVVTLAGTGGMTMDSLLGATVEGERLGNQSVNFLATLSGALVGAGLAVVVLV encoded by the coding sequence GTGACGACGAGAGTTCGGCGCGCGGTGGCGTACGCCGCGGTCTCGACGCTAGCGCTCGTCGCCCCGTCGCTCGGGGCGGCGTCAGCTATCGCGTTCGGCGCAGTCGCCGTGGGCGCGCTATCGGTCACGGACGGGCCGATGTTCGAGTTGTTCGCCCGGCCAGCGGACCGACAGGAGGGACGCCTCCACGGGTTGGCGGCCTTCGCGTTCGCGGCGACCGGAATCGCACTCCTCGCTTCTTTCGCGGGGCTTCCGAGCCACGTCTTCGTGGCGAGCGTCCTCGTCGTCGGCTACGGCAACCTCGCCCAGCAACTCGCGTGGAAGTTCGACGCCGAACCGATACTTCGGACCGGCGCGTTCGTGACCGGCGCGATTGTCGCCGCCGTCGGCGGGCAGGCCATCGCGCTCCGAATCGAGGGGACGCCGGTCGCGCCCATCTTACCGGAAATCGTCTTTCTGGCGTCCAGCGGCGCGCTTCTGGCCGGACTACTCCGGTCGGTCCTGTTCGCCCGCGACGACCCGCTGGTGATGCTGTCGGTCGCGTTCCTGCTGTGGTTGTTCGCCGACCTCACCGTGATGGTGACGGTAGACGGTATCGCGGTCGCAATCGCGGTGACGGCGCTGTTCGGCTACGTCTCGTGGGCGTTAGACGCCGCGTCGATTCCCGGCATGATGACGGGCGCGCTGTTGGCGATGCTGACCATCGTCCTCGGGGGGTACGGCTGGTTCGCGGTTCTCATCGCGTTCTTCGCCGTCGGGAGCCTCTCGACCAAGTTCCGCTACGACGAGAAGAAGGCCCGCGGGGTCGCCGAGGACAACGAGGGTGCGCGCGGGAGCGGAAACGTCCTCGGGAACGCCGCCGTCGCGCTGGTGGCCGTCCTCGCGTACGCCGCGCGCGCGAAGTTTCCCATTCCCGGCGACATCTTCCTGTTCGCGTTCGCTGGCTCTATCGCCACCGCGATGAGCGACACTCTCTCCTCGGAAATCGGCGGCGTCTTCGACAAACCGCGACTCATCACCACCCTCGAACGCGTTGAACCCGGTACCGACGGCGCGGTGACGTGGCAGGGCGAACTCGCGGGCGTCGTCGGCGCGGCGGTCGTCGCGGTCATCGCGGGCCTGCTGTTCGAGAGCGTCGGCGTCGTCGGCGTCGTCGTCGTCACCCTCGCGGGCACGGGCGGGATGACGATGGACAGTCTGCTGGGCGCGACCGTAGAGGGCGAACGACTCGGCAACCAGAGCGTCAACTTCCTCGCCACCCTGTCGGGCGCGCTGGTCGGCGCGGGTCTCGCGGTGGTCGTTCTGGTGTGA
- a CDS encoding VanZ family protein: MKLDAVRPPTWLRWVAVAVVAGGILFASVLDPPSSAPPTSGTGPGGIGMDKWLHALAYAGLAGTLAVALASDRGRSPAVARDHERAPDHARTAALAALLAVCYGVGLEFVQAPLAGRYFSVADMVADAVGAAVAVVGWRLLVGRLGGSRGQEQSSESEL; this comes from the coding sequence ATGAAGCTGGACGCAGTTCGACCGCCGACGTGGTTGCGGTGGGTCGCGGTCGCAGTCGTAGCCGGTGGCATCCTGTTCGCCTCGGTGCTGGACCCGCCGTCGAGCGCGCCGCCCACTTCGGGGACCGGTCCGGGTGGTATCGGGATGGACAAGTGGCTCCACGCGCTCGCGTACGCTGGTCTCGCGGGGACGCTCGCGGTCGCACTCGCGTCCGACCGCGGGCGCAGTCCTGCGGTCGCGCGCGACCACGAGCGAGCGCCCGACCACGCGCGTACGGCCGCGCTCGCGGCCCTACTCGCGGTCTGCTACGGCGTCGGCTTGGAGTTCGTGCAGGCCCCGCTCGCGGGCCGGTACTTCTCGGTGGCTGACATGGTAGCCGACGCGGTGGGCGCGGCGGTGGCGGTCGTCGGGTGGCGGTTACTGGTCGGTCGTCTCGGTGGGTCTCGGGGTCAGGAGCAGTCGTCGGAATCGGAACTGTAA
- the purQ gene encoding phosphoribosylformylglycinamidine synthase I gives MTVAIIQFGGSNCDRDARRALSHLDIDAELVWHEDGLPEDATGIMLPGGFSYGDYLRAGAIAANSPIMAEIRDAAASGTPVLGVCNGAQIGSESRLTPGAFTTNASARFQCEHVRVRVENADTPWTARYDEGEVVELPIAHGEGRFEVTDDHLADLNDENRVLFRYCDEDGNVTDEANPNGSKENVAGVLGESENVAVLMPHPERISLPDVGGTDGQGILRGFEA, from the coding sequence ATGACGGTCGCAATCATCCAGTTCGGCGGAAGCAACTGCGACCGGGACGCCCGCCGCGCGCTCTCGCACCTCGACATCGACGCCGAACTCGTCTGGCACGAGGACGGACTCCCCGAGGACGCCACCGGCATCATGCTCCCCGGCGGGTTCTCCTACGGCGACTACCTCCGGGCGGGGGCCATCGCCGCCAACAGCCCCATCATGGCCGAAATCCGGGACGCCGCCGCGTCCGGAACGCCGGTCCTCGGCGTCTGCAACGGCGCGCAAATCGGGTCGGAGTCCCGACTCACCCCCGGCGCGTTCACCACTAACGCCTCCGCGCGCTTCCAGTGCGAACACGTCCGCGTCCGAGTCGAGAACGCCGACACGCCGTGGACCGCCCGCTACGACGAGGGCGAAGTCGTGGAGTTGCCCATCGCACACGGCGAAGGCCGGTTCGAAGTGACCGACGACCACCTCGCGGACCTGAACGACGAGAACCGCGTCCTCTTCCGGTACTGCGACGAGGACGGCAACGTCACTGACGAGGCGAACCCCAACGGTTCGAAAGAAAACGTCGCGGGCGTCCTCGGCGAGTCCGAGAACGTCGCGGTGCTGATGCCCCACCCGGAGCGCATCTCGCTCCCGGATGTCGGCGGTACCGACGGGCAGGGCATCCTGCGCGGGTTCGAGGCGTAG
- a CDS encoding archaeosine biosynthesis radical SAM protein RaSEA: protein MSKPTPDVYEQGRGMDAHNKVMREIRAQKDKTYDPHEPTRVWIDEDRTPGGVYQSLTIILNTGGCRWARAGGCTMCGYVAESVEGGSVAHDALMDQIQACLDHEREQIEAGEADGKSGLIKIYTSGSFLDEREVGAETRRAIAETFADRERIVVESLPDFVDRPKIEDFTEQGLETDVAIGLETATDRVRHDCVNKYFDFEDYVAASEQAEQAGAGIKAYLLMKPPFLSESEAVEDMKSSVRRCAEYAHTVSMNPTNVQRYTMVDQLYFRDGYRPPWLWSVAEVLESTADADAIVVSDPVGHGSDRGPHNCGECDDRVQKAIKDFDLRQDPSVFGEVTCECEATWEAVVEREKSFSLPLAR, encoded by the coding sequence ATGAGCAAGCCGACACCCGACGTGTACGAGCAGGGCCGGGGGATGGACGCGCACAACAAAGTGATGCGCGAGATTCGTGCCCAGAAGGACAAGACCTACGACCCCCACGAACCCACCCGCGTCTGGATAGACGAGGACCGCACGCCCGGCGGCGTCTACCAGAGCCTCACCATCATCCTCAACACCGGCGGGTGTCGGTGGGCGCGCGCCGGTGGATGCACGATGTGCGGGTACGTCGCCGAGTCCGTCGAGGGCGGGTCGGTCGCCCACGACGCGCTGATGGACCAGATTCAGGCGTGTCTCGACCACGAACGCGAGCAAATCGAGGCGGGCGAGGCCGACGGGAAGTCCGGACTCATCAAAATCTACACCTCCGGGTCGTTCTTGGACGAGCGAGAGGTCGGCGCGGAGACCCGCCGAGCAATCGCCGAGACGTTCGCCGACCGCGAGCGCATCGTAGTCGAGAGCCTGCCGGACTTCGTGGACCGCCCGAAAATCGAGGACTTCACCGAGCAGGGACTCGAAACCGACGTGGCAATCGGTCTCGAAACCGCGACCGACCGGGTGCGCCACGACTGCGTGAACAAGTACTTCGACTTCGAGGACTACGTGGCGGCGAGCGAACAGGCCGAGCAAGCGGGCGCGGGCATCAAGGCTTACCTGCTGATGAAGCCGCCGTTCCTCTCCGAGTCGGAAGCCGTAGAGGACATGAAGTCGTCTGTCCGGCGGTGCGCCGAGTACGCCCACACCGTCTCGATGAACCCCACCAACGTCCAGCGCTACACCATGGTAGACCAACTCTACTTCCGGGACGGCTACCGCCCGCCGTGGCTCTGGTCGGTCGCCGAGGTACTGGAATCGACCGCCGACGCCGACGCCATCGTGGTCTCGGACCCGGTGGGACACGGGTCGGACCGCGGCCCGCACAACTGCGGCGAGTGCGACGACCGAGTACAGAAGGCCATCAAGGACTTCGACCTGCGCCAAGACCCCTCCGTCTTCGGGGAAGTAACCTGTGAGTGCGAGGCGACGTGGGAAGCGGTCGTCGAGCGCGAGAAGAGTTTCAGTCTGCCGCTGGCCCGATAA
- a CDS encoding aldehyde ferredoxin oxidoreductase family protein: MTDLGGFQDHVARIDLSDDAVNYESIDDDDARKYIGARGLGVKYVFDQGPDVEPLGPDNLLAFMNGPLTGTQTVMSGRIAVVTKSPLTNTVTDSHHGGWSGARLKWAGFDGLLFEGEAENPVYAVVEDGEVELRDASHVWGRGVHDTIDELGDEVDGEVGKNLSVMAIGPGGENGVRYACIMNEDDRASGRGGTGAVMGSKNLKAVVVKSSTKMPKPADQETFQEGHKQAMQVIQESDVTAPNEGGLSMYGTNVLMNLTEEMDGLPTRNAKYTSTSSEQDADAAEPNIDAENVSGENVRENILVDEPTCHSCPVACKKEVEVQVHHKGEDHNIRMESYEYESAWALGPNSMNDDRDKVAMMIDRCNDMGVDTIDVGNTMAMAMEASEEGHLEEGLDWGDADTMIEMIERVAHREDELADLLAEGAMRAAEELGDPDMSLDVKGQTMAAYDPRSMKGMAIGYATSNRGACHLRGYTPSAEILGIPEKVDPHEPEGKGELCATFQDLHAISDSFDICKFNAFAEGIEEYVMQYNGMTGRDVSEDELMEAGERIYNLERYYNNLVGFDGSDDDLPVRFVEGEPKAMPGQGGSEGQLVELDQLKDEYYEVRGWEDGVVPDEKLEELGIDVGPGTGVSGGGAAASGDD, translated from the coding sequence ATGACTGACCTCGGCGGATTCCAAGACCACGTCGCCAGAATCGACCTGAGCGACGACGCGGTAAACTACGAGAGCATCGACGACGACGACGCCCGCAAGTACATCGGCGCGCGCGGACTCGGCGTGAAGTACGTCTTCGACCAAGGCCCGGACGTGGAACCCCTCGGTCCGGACAACCTGCTGGCGTTCATGAATGGCCCGCTGACGGGGACCCAGACCGTGATGAGCGGTCGCATCGCGGTGGTCACGAAGTCCCCGCTCACGAACACCGTCACCGACTCCCATCACGGCGGATGGTCGGGTGCGCGACTCAAGTGGGCCGGATTCGACGGCCTGCTGTTCGAGGGCGAGGCCGAAAATCCCGTCTACGCCGTCGTGGAGGACGGCGAAGTCGAACTCCGAGACGCCTCCCACGTGTGGGGTCGGGGCGTCCACGACACGATAGACGAACTCGGCGACGAGGTGGACGGCGAAGTCGGGAAGAACCTCTCGGTGATGGCCATCGGTCCCGGCGGCGAGAACGGAGTTCGGTACGCCTGCATCATGAACGAGGACGACCGGGCGTCGGGTCGCGGCGGCACCGGCGCGGTGATGGGTTCGAAGAATCTCAAGGCCGTCGTGGTCAAGTCCTCGACCAAGATGCCCAAACCGGCCGACCAAGAGACCTTCCAAGAGGGCCACAAACAGGCGATGCAGGTGATTCAGGAGTCCGACGTGACCGCCCCGAACGAGGGCGGCCTGTCGATGTACGGCACCAACGTCCTGATGAACCTGACCGAGGAGATGGACGGCCTGCCGACTCGCAACGCCAAGTACACCTCCACCAGTAGCGAACAGGACGCCGACGCCGCCGAACCCAACATCGACGCCGAGAACGTCTCGGGCGAGAACGTCCGGGAGAATATTTTGGTGGACGAACCCACCTGTCACTCCTGTCCGGTCGCCTGTAAGAAGGAAGTCGAGGTGCAGGTCCACCACAAGGGCGAGGACCACAACATCCGGATGGAGTCCTACGAGTACGAGTCGGCGTGGGCGCTCGGCCCGAACTCGATGAACGACGACCGCGACAAGGTGGCGATGATGATAGACCGGTGTAACGACATGGGCGTGGACACCATCGACGTGGGCAACACGATGGCGATGGCGATGGAAGCCTCCGAGGAGGGCCACCTTGAGGAGGGGTTGGACTGGGGCGACGCCGACACGATGATAGAGATGATAGAGCGCGTCGCCCACCGCGAGGACGAACTCGCGGACCTGCTGGCGGAGGGCGCGATGCGCGCCGCCGAAGAACTCGGCGACCCCGACATGTCGCTGGACGTGAAGGGCCAGACGATGGCGGCCTACGACCCGCGTTCGATGAAGGGGATGGCAATCGGCTACGCCACCTCGAACCGCGGTGCCTGCCACCTCCGGGGGTACACCCCGTCGGCGGAGATTCTGGGCATCCCGGAGAAAGTTGACCCCCACGAACCCGAGGGGAAGGGAGAACTCTGCGCGACGTTCCAAGACCTCCACGCCATCAGCGACTCGTTCGACATCTGCAAGTTCAACGCCTTCGCGGAGGGCATCGAGGAGTACGTCATGCAGTACAACGGCATGACCGGCCGCGACGTGAGCGAGGACGAACTGATGGAGGCGGGCGAGCGCATCTACAACCTCGAACGCTACTACAACAACCTCGTCGGCTTCGACGGGAGCGACGACGACCTGCCGGTCCGGTTCGTGGAGGGCGAACCCAAGGCGATGCCCGGACAGGGCGGTTCGGAGGGCCAACTCGTGGAACTCGACCAACTCAAAGACGAGTACTACGAGGTCCGCGGGTGGGAGGACGGCGTGGTCCCCGACGAGAAGTTGGAGGAGTTGGGCATCGACGTTGGGCCGGGAACCGGCGTCAGCGGTGGCGGTGCGGCGGCCTCCGGCGACGACTGA
- a CDS encoding phosphoribosylaminoimidazolesuccinocarboxamide synthase gives MTSVKEFRVEREPSANTLGRGTFVFTDDYSVFDWGKMPDEIPDKGASLCSMGACNFELLEDEGVPTHYRGVVDPDGGEVVSLAETDDAPTEMAIELTQVPDLPHEGRDYDYDAYHAAAGDNYLIPLEVVFRNSVPVGSSLRRRTSPADHGLDFTEWPEGVVQLERPIVEFSTKYEEGDRYLSRAEADRIAGLADIEKLEEVAREVNRVVTERAAEAELVHEDGKIECLYFDGEIRVGDVVGTFDENRFTFHGQQVSKEFVRQYHKHTQPEWIEAVEAAKAEAKAEGVADWKSLCERSPEPLDAGVVEAARDLYTAGANAYVARELFDAPSLEDAVAAVRNL, from the coding sequence TTGACGAGCGTCAAGGAGTTCCGCGTCGAACGCGAACCGAGCGCCAACACCCTCGGCCGCGGGACGTTCGTCTTCACCGACGACTACTCGGTGTTCGACTGGGGCAAGATGCCCGACGAGATTCCCGACAAGGGCGCGAGTCTCTGCTCGATGGGCGCGTGCAACTTCGAGTTGCTCGAAGACGAGGGCGTCCCGACCCACTACCGGGGCGTGGTGGACCCCGACGGCGGCGAGGTCGTCTCGCTCGCGGAGACCGACGACGCGCCGACCGAGATGGCAATCGAGTTGACCCAAGTGCCCGACCTGCCCCACGAGGGCCGCGACTACGACTACGACGCCTACCACGCCGCGGCGGGCGACAACTACCTGATTCCGCTCGAAGTCGTCTTCCGCAACAGCGTCCCCGTCGGGTCGAGTCTCCGGCGGCGCACGAGTCCCGCCGACCACGGACTCGACTTCACGGAGTGGCCCGAGGGCGTCGTCCAACTGGAGCGACCCATCGTGGAGTTCTCGACCAAGTACGAGGAGGGCGACCGCTACCTCTCGCGGGCGGAGGCCGACCGCATCGCGGGACTGGCCGACATCGAGAAACTGGAGGAGGTCGCCCGCGAGGTCAACCGCGTCGTGACCGAACGGGCCGCCGAAGCCGAGTTGGTTCACGAGGACGGCAAAATCGAGTGTCTCTACTTCGACGGCGAGATTCGGGTCGGCGACGTGGTGGGAACCTTCGACGAGAACCGCTTTACCTTCCACGGCCAGCAGGTCAGCAAGGAGTTCGTCCGCCAGTACCACAAGCACACCCAACCCGAGTGGATAGAGGCCGTCGAAGCGGCGAAGGCCGAGGCCAAGGCGGAGGGCGTCGCCGACTGGAAGTCGCTGTGCGAGCGGTCGCCCGAACCGCTCGACGCGGGCGTCGTCGAGGCCGCTCGGGACCTCTACACCGCGGGCGCGAACGCCTACGTCGCCCGCGAGTTGTTCGACGCGCCCTCGCTGGAGGACGCGGTGGCCGCGGTTCGGAACCTCTGA
- a CDS encoding trans-sulfuration enzyme family protein, protein MSPEKSTGADGKRFETLSVTYGEEPDLSNGVGDVTSPIHLASTYAVEGIDMDTALEDLDPDADEFLYTRLSNPTRHALETRVAALEGGDHAMAFASGTSAVVSAIMAAVEPGDHVVAFEDLYGGTNTMLKELFREKLNVAVDFVDATDPEEVRAAATDDTAMLWMETPTNPLLRLCDIEEMAAIADEYDALLGVDNTFMGPYFQRPLELGADVVIHSTTKYINGHSDSLGGVAVLSDEEYAGEIGFLQQVGMGNVMAPFDAYMVLRGLKTLPLRMRQHEKNAAEVAAYLDSHEQVSAVHYPGLQSHPQHELANDQMDGHGGVLSFELDGGLEAVEHFVAALEEFTLAVSLGGVESLIEHPASMTHSPLPAEERAELGITDGLLRVSVGVEHPKDLVADLERGFEAMAAADESVAETEAPEASPGDD, encoded by the coding sequence ATGTCTCCCGAAAAATCGACTGGGGCTGACGGCAAGCGGTTCGAGACGCTCTCGGTGACCTACGGCGAAGAGCCGGACCTCTCGAACGGCGTGGGCGACGTTACGTCGCCGATTCACCTCGCATCCACGTACGCGGTCGAAGGCATCGACATGGACACCGCGCTCGAAGACTTGGACCCCGACGCCGACGAGTTCCTCTACACTCGGTTGTCGAACCCGACCCGCCACGCCCTCGAAACGCGCGTGGCGGCGCTCGAAGGCGGCGACCACGCGATGGCGTTCGCCTCGGGCACGAGCGCCGTCGTCTCGGCGATTATGGCCGCGGTCGAACCGGGCGACCACGTCGTCGCCTTCGAGGACCTCTACGGCGGCACGAACACGATGCTCAAGGAGTTGTTCCGCGAGAAGTTGAATGTCGCCGTCGATTTCGTGGACGCGACCGACCCCGAAGAAGTCCGGGCCGCGGCCACCGACGACACCGCCATGCTCTGGATGGAGACGCCGACGAACCCGCTTCTCCGGCTCTGTGACATCGAGGAGATGGCCGCAATCGCCGACGAGTACGACGCCCTGCTCGGGGTGGACAACACCTTCATGGGACCGTACTTCCAGCGACCGCTCGAACTCGGCGCTGACGTGGTAATCCACAGCACCACGAAGTACATCAACGGCCACAGCGACTCGCTTGGCGGCGTGGCGGTTCTCTCGGACGAGGAGTACGCCGGGGAAATCGGCTTCCTCCAGCAGGTCGGGATGGGCAACGTGATGGCTCCCTTCGACGCCTACATGGTCCTGCGCGGTCTCAAGACCCTCCCGCTCCGGATGCGCCAGCACGAGAAAAACGCCGCGGAAGTTGCGGCCTACCTCGACTCCCACGAGCAGGTCTCGGCGGTCCACTACCCCGGACTGCAGAGTCACCCTCAGCACGAACTCGCGAACGACCAGATGGACGGCCACGGCGGGGTCCTCTCGTTCGAGTTGGACGGGGGTCTCGAAGCGGTCGAACACTTCGTCGCGGCGCTGGAGGAGTTCACCCTCGCGGTGAGTCTCGGCGGCGTCGAGAGCCTCATCGAGCATCCCGCGAGCATGACCCACTCGCCGCTTCCGGCCGAGGAGCGCGCGGAACTCGGGATTACCGACGGTCTGCTCCGGGTCTCGGTGGGCGTCGAACACCCCAAGGACCTCGTGGCGGACCTCGAACGCGGGTTCGAGGCGATGGCGGCGGCCGACGAGTCGGTCGCCGAGACCGAAGCACCCGAGGCGAGTCCCGGCGACGACTGA
- the purS gene encoding phosphoribosylformylglycinamidine synthase subunit PurS — MTAYTATVTVRLKQGVLDPEAETTKQALERLGFELENLRSADRFELDLDAETADSAAERAEEMAERLLANPTIHDYEVEVRER, encoded by the coding sequence ATGACTGCCTACACCGCCACGGTCACGGTCCGCCTGAAGCAGGGCGTCTTGGACCCCGAGGCCGAGACGACCAAGCAGGCGCTGGAGCGACTCGGCTTCGAGTTGGAGAACCTCCGGTCGGCCGACCGGTTCGAACTCGACCTCGACGCCGAAACCGCGGATTCGGCCGCCGAACGCGCCGAGGAGATGGCCGAGCGTCTGCTGGCGAACCCGACCATCCACGACTACGAGGTCGAAGTCCGAGAGCGATGA